The Candidatus Aminicenantes bacterium nucleotide sequence CGGACGGAGCCCTCGACGGGGGCATTTAACTCAATCAAAAAGGCCGGCCTTGCCGGCAAGAGCAGCGGTTACCGCTTGCTGACCTCTTCCATGGTCAGCTTGTCGCGCTTGGTGAAGCCGGCCGGAACGGTCCAGATCGAAGCGGGAGCGTCCTTCTGGGAGATTTCCAGAACTTCCGAAGTGGTATGGATCTTGGCGCCCATGATCTCGGCGTTCATCTCGCTGGCCACCTGGAAGCCCTTGATCTTGGCCATCTCCGCGACCGCGGCGTCGCCCAACCGCATCTGACCCTTGGCCATCTCGGCCATCATGCCCGCGTATTTGGCGTAATCGAACGGCACGTCGGTGGTGGCCCAGACTTTCATCGGCATGGCCATGCCCATCACGGTCATGTTCATGGTGTACGCGGTGCAGTTCCACTGGCCGATCTTCTTCTTCTCGTTGGTCGGGACGACGGTGACGGTGGCCTGCATCATCCCGGCCATGGCGGCCATCTGTTCCGGCATGATCTTGGCGTAGTCGAGGGGCAGCGCGGTCTCGAGGTAGGACTTGGAGGCGGGCGTGATCCAGAGCATCTTCTTCTTGGCCATATCGATGATGATGATCTGGCCGGTCGTGATCATGGCCATCCGGCCGTCGCCCAGCCATTGCTCCTGAACGGTATCCGTGGCCGGGGTGGTCTGCCCCATCATGGACATGGGGTCGGTGTGGGCCTTGGTTTTGACGTAGATTTCGGCCGAGAGGGACAGGGACGCCAACAGGACGACGACGAAAACGGCAACGAATTTCTTCACGATGGGATCTCCTTGGGCGGCCTTTGGGCCGGATTTTGCTTCCCCCGCATTATATCGGTTCGCCCTGAAAAGCGCAACGCCGCGCTTCGCCTCCGGTTGACTGCATGAACAGCCTGTCGCATGCGCCGAAATCCGGCCGGCCAAGCGGGGCCTTTAATCCCGAAACGAATCCCGCTTAGAAGTCCACATTCCCGTCGCCGCGCTTCGAGCTTGCCGCGCCATCCGGAGCGAAGTTCGGCGCATACTCGATTCCGTACACGTCGATATACTGCTCGGCCGCAGTTTCATCCATCGACCTGACTCTGTATATTTTCCCATTATTATATAAGCAATTTTTTGACAATATTTTCGTCTTGAAGGAATGGACGATTTTCCCGCCGCTGTCGAAGATATCGACTAAATTTTCAAACTCGCCGTTCCTGTTGTCCTCATAGGTTTCCCCGACGAGAACCCAAATATTCTCCTTCAAATCCTGAAATATCAGATTAACGGCCGGAGGATTCGGCGGAAACTCAATCATCCCTTCGTCGATTTCGTATTTATATACTTTAAAAAATCTATTTTTCGCGTCTTCTGAATAACCGTCCATATGATACTTTCTGTTGATTTTCCCCAACACGGCTCCCTTGTCGTCGTATTTGACGATTGTATATTTTTCCAGATTGCTTTCCGGATAATAAAGCTCGCCTTTCTTCGTTATCAACAGCCAATCAAACATATAATATTCGTATGTCCCTCTTATTCCCGGCTTATGATCGTAGTCGATTATGTTATGGAAATTCAGCATGTTCTTATCGGTTGTAGAGATTTTTACTTTCAGTTTTTTGAAATCTGTTTCGCCCGCCATAACAAAATATTTGTCAGCAAGCTTTCTGACCCCCATTCTGTTCGGTATGGACACTCGGCTGCGCGAGATGAAACGTCCATCCAAGGTGATGTTTTTTATGTCCCCGCCTCCGTCAAACACACGAAGAACATCCTCATCGATCAGCAGGGAGCTTATGAGATAAAACTCTTCAGGACCTTGACCTTGTCTTCCGAATGATTTAACAAAACGACCCTTATTATCGTACTTGTAGATTTTGCCTTGGTAGCTGTCAGCGATATATATGTTCTCCATTTCATCGAAGGCGATGAGGGGTTTAAAATAATTGCGTTTGTTGAACAGACTGATGTCCGTAACATCTATACTGTAAAGCTTTCTAAAATTGACGTAAAAATCTTGCCTGATTGTGGCTACGTTATTGTTGACTATTGAATATCCAACATCGCTATTGCAGGCTGACAATGCAATACCCCATAATGCGAACAAGCAAGCGTGCATGCTTTTTCTGCTCATTATTACTGTTTTCTCCCCTTTTCTCGCAATAATCAGCTCTTCCTAAAAAGCGATTCTCGAGCATGACCTCTTATACGCCACATAAAACGACGGATTCTTCCATACGGTTACTTCCCCCCCAAAAAACCGGCGAACATAAGAATATTAAACACAACTAATCAGTATTGGCAAGCCTCGCCGGGCTCAAGGTCCTACACGAAAAAAAACGAGGCCCGCGGCTCAGGCCGTCAGGAACAGCCGTACGTCCATGACGTTGGTCCCGGTCGGCCCGGTCATATAAAGGCCGCCGGTCTTTTGGAAAAACCGGTAGGAATCGTTGTCCTCCAGGCGGGTTTCCATGTTCATGCCCACCGACTTGACCCGGGCCAGCACATCCGGCCCGCCCCAGGCGCCGGCGGCGGGGGTCGGACCGTCGATACCGTCGGTGCCGAAGCTCATGACCAGCCAATCCCGCCCATAAAGACGCCCCGTTCGGGCAAACGCGCCGAACGCGGCCGGATTCGTCTTTTCCCCGGCCCGGGCCTGTCTATCCAGATCGACCAGGGCGGCCAGGACGAACTCCTGGTTGCGCCCGCCGAGCCCCCGACCGTGCACCGTGACCGTATGCTCGCCGCCGGCGATCAGGGCGATGGGCCGGTCGCCCGGCCGCAGGGCTCGGGCGGCGGCCAGAATGGCGGGGACATAACGGGCGGCCGCGTCGCGGGCCTCGCCCGAATCGCCGGCCGCCAGGATCGAAGCCCGATAGCCCAGGGCTTCCGCCTCGCGCCGGGCAGCCGCCAGCGCCGTGGCGTTGCGGCCGATAATGAACGTCGAGATGCGGCCGGCGGCCGGGTCGCCTTTCTTGAGCGTTTCCGGAATCCGGCCGTGCAACCCCGCTTCGATCGTCTCGCGGACGCCGGCCGGCGGCTCGTCCCAGAGGCCAAAGCGCTGCAGAACGGCGGCGGCGTCGGCGAAAGTTGAAGCGTCCGGGCAGCCCGGGCCCGAAGCGATGACTTCAGGATCGTCGCCGGGGACATCGGACAGGAGAAGGTTGACGACCTGCCCCGCCGCCGCGGCGGCCAAGCCGCCGCCCTTGATGGCCGAAAGATGCTTGCGGACGGCGTTGAGCTCGCGGATGTCGGCACCGCGGGCCATGAGCTCGCGGGCCAGGTCGGCCTTGGCCTGCAGCTCGAGGCCGGGGAGCGGGACTGCCAGCAGGGCCGATCCGCCGCCCGAGACGAGCAGGAGCAGGAGATCGAAGGGACCGGACCCGCGGGCCAGCTCCAGGGCCGCCCGGCCGGCGGCTTCGCTCCGGGCGTCCGGGTGGGGATGGGACCCCTCGAGGCGGGTGAAGCCCGGCAGAGCGGGCGCCGGGCCGGGCGGCGTAACAAGCAGGCCCCGCCGCAGCTTCCCCTCCAAAATCTCGGCCGCCGTCCGTGCCATTCCCACCGCCGCCTTGCCGAAGGCCAGGACGTCGATGGCGGCGAACTCCGAAAGATCGAACCGGCGGCCCTGGATCTCGAGCCATCCTCGCTCCAGGCGCAAGCCGTCCCGGACCAGGCGTTCGGGATTGACGGCATCGAGGGCGGATGCCGAAATTTGTTTGGCCGACTCGAGCAAAGTCCGGGTCATGAGGGAGGCATCATATTCCGGTCGCCCCGATTTGCCAAGCCTGCGTTGCGGCGCAGCCGCGCGGCCCCGGATGTGATAAAATCGCGGCATGGCCGGACGCCGCAAAACCTTCTGGACGCTGCTTAAGCTCGGCTTCAGCGTCGGAGTGCTGGCCTGGGTCCTGTCGCGCTTCGACTTGGCCTCGATCGCCCGCCACCTGCGCCATGCAGCCTGGCCCTGGCTGGCCGTCGCCTTCGCCCTGAACGCCGTCGGCCTCCTCATCCGGGCCTACCGCTGGCGGATTCTGGCCCTGGCCCGCGGCGACGACCTACCGATCGCCTTTCTCTTCCGCTCCTGCCTGATCGGCGAGTTCTTCAACAGCTTCCTGCCGACCAACTTCGGCGGCGACGCCTACCGCATCTGGGACGGCTCGCGGCAGTCCAGGTCGCTCGTCCGCTCATCGGCCATCGTCATCGTCGAGCGGATGAGCGGCATCCTGATCCTTCTCTTTTTCGCCGTGATCGCCTCCCTCCTGCGGCTGGACATGGTCCGCCGCGTGCCCCTCATTGCCGTCTCGCTCCTGCTGGGAATCGGCGGCTTCGCGGTCCTCGGCCTGTTCTTTCTGCCCGCGGTAGGCCGCCGCCTGCAGCGGCCGCCCGCGGCCGGGCCGCTGCGCAAGGCGATGATCAAAGCGGCCGAGTTTCGAAGCGTCATCGTCGGCTACCGGGACCACCCCAGGGACTTCCTGCGGGCTACGGCCTGGGCCTTTCTCCTCCAGCTCAACGTCATCCTGTATTACTTCCTGATCGGCCGGGCTCTGGGGCTCCGCGTCCCGGCCCTCGACTACTTCGTCTTCATCCCGCTCGTCCTGCTGATCCAGCTCCTCCCGATCTCGATCAACGGCCTGGGCGTCCGCGAGGTGGCCTATATCGAGATCTTCAAGTTCTACGGCGTGGCCGGGGAGATGGCCCTGTCCTTCTCCATCATCGGGATCGCCTTCGGCTTGCTCGTCAGCGTCGTGGGCGGCATCCTCCTCGCGACGCGCAAATGAAGCTCGCGGCAGCCGCTCTTGCCTTGTCTCTCGGCCTCGGACTGGCTTCCGCCCCGGCCGTCTCCCCGGACCAGTCCCAATCGGGAGCCACGGCCTACGAACAAAGCCTGGACAAAGTTCGGCGCGATATCGACAGCCTCCGCAAGAAGCTGAAAGAGGACGAGGCCAAGGAGCAGACGACCCTCAACCGGCTGGACCGGATCGGCATCACCGGAAGCCTCTTGCGCAACGAGGGCCGGATGCTGACCCTGCAATTGGACAAAAACCGGGCCGATCTCGAAGCGGCCCGCCGCCGTATCCCCGAGCTCGAAGCCCGGCTGGGCTCGGAGCGCGAGGCTTTGACCCGGGTCCTGGTGACGCTCTACAAGTACGGCCGCTTCCGCTTTGCCCGCTTCCTTCTTCAGGCCCGCGACCTCAAGTCCTTGGCCGTCGAGAACAAGCGGCTGACCATTCTGGCGGCGGCCCAGAACTCCATGATCGAGGATTACGGCCGGAATCTGACGGAGCTGGGGCGGGCCGCTGCCGCCCTGGCGGCCAAAGAGAAGGAGACGGCGCTTCTCCTCGGCCGGGCTTCGGCCAAGAAGGCCGAGCTTGACCGGGAGGAAGGCAAAGCCCGGACCCTGGTGGCCCAGATCCGGGCCGACAAGCAGTCCTACGAGAAAGCCCTGGGCGAGCTGGCCCGCCGGGCCCAGGAGCTGCAAGTCATGATCCAGCGGCTGCAGAGCCAGGACTATGCCCCGCCCTTCACTCCCATCCCGATGGCCGAGCGCAAGGGCCGGCTGACCTGGCCGACCCGGGGGAAGGTTTTGCAGGCCTTCGGCGTCCAGGTCCACCCCCAGTTCAACACGGTGACCATGAACAACGGGGTGGAGATCGCCCCGCCGGACGGCGACCTGGCCGTGCGGGCCGTCCACGACGGCCGGGTGGCCTTCGCCGAGCTCTTCCCGGCCTACGGCAACCTGCTCATCATCAACCATGGCGACGGGTATCATTCGCTCTACGGGCATCTCTCGGAATTCCTGGTCAAATCGGGCGATTATGTCATCGCCGGCCAGCCTGTGGCGATCGCCGGCGATACCGGTTCCCTGGTCGGCGTCTCGGTTTATTTCGAGATCCGCCACCTGACCAAGCCCGTCGATCCCTTGCAATGGCTCTCTCGGAGGTGATACAATTCCGGCTCTCGAGAGCCCCCACCGCCATGAGCCGAAACACCAAAACCCGCCTGTTGAGCCTGGGCGCGCTGGCCGCCGGAGTCCTGTTTTTCTGGGTCGCCCGCCAGATTCGCCCGGCCAGCGCGGCGCCCGCCACGGCCCAAAGCGGAACCGATCTGACCGAGGCCGTCGTCCGGCTGATCCGGGCCGATTATGTCGAGGAGCCCAACGCCAAAACGACGATGGCCGGCGGTTTTCGCGGCCTGGTCAACTCACTTGACGCTTTATCGAGCTATTTGGACAAGGACGCCGCCCGGAAGCGGGCCGACGCCGCCCTGCCGCACTATAAGGACCTGGGCCTCATCCTGTTCAAACGAGCTTCGACCTTCCCGGTCGTAGTCGGCCTGATCGAAGGCTCGCCGGCCGAGAAGGCCGGCCTCAAGGTCGGCGACCTGGTGTCCGCCTTGGATGACGGCTCGACCATCCTGCCGGGCCTGTCGGAGCTCCGGCTGGCCCTCAAATCGCCGGAGGCCGAGCCGGTCAAAGTCCGGGTTATCCGAGGCAACGAGACCAAGGAGTTCACGGTCGTTCGAGGTGACATCTATCCGAAGGCGTTCGCTTTCGCCGAGCAGGCCG carries:
- a CDS encoding DUF4412 domain-containing protein; translated protein: MKKFVAVFVVVLLASLSLSAEIYVKTKAHTDPMSMMGQTTPATDTVQEQWLGDGRMAMITTGQIIIIDMAKKKMLWITPASKSYLETALPLDYAKIMPEQMAAMAGMMQATVTVVPTNEKKKIGQWNCTAYTMNMTVMGMAMPMKVWATTDVPFDYAKYAGMMAEMAKGQMRLGDAAVAEMAKIKGFQVASEMNAEIMGAKIHTTSEVLEISQKDAPASIWTVPAGFTKRDKLTMEEVSKR
- a CDS encoding 6-bladed beta-propeller gives rise to the protein MSRKSMHACLFALWGIALSACNSDVGYSIVNNNVATIRQDFYVNFRKLYSIDVTDISLFNKRNYFKPLIAFDEMENIYIADSYQGKIYKYDNKGRFVKSFGRQGQGPEEFYLISSLLIDEDVLRVFDGGGDIKNITLDGRFISRSRVSIPNRMGVRKLADKYFVMAGETDFKKLKVKISTTDKNMLNFHNIIDYDHKPGIRGTYEYYMFDWLLITKKGELYYPESNLEKYTIVKYDDKGAVLGKINRKYHMDGYSEDAKNRFFKVYKYEIDEGMIEFPPNPPAVNLIFQDLKENIWVLVGETYEDNRNGEFENLVDIFDSGGKIVHSFKTKILSKNCLYNNGKIYRVRSMDETAAEQYIDVYGIEYAPNFAPDGAASSKRGDGNVDF
- a CDS encoding DUF4147 domain-containing protein, whose translation is MTRTLLESAKQISASALDAVNPERLVRDGLRLERGWLEIQGRRFDLSEFAAIDVLAFGKAAVGMARTAAEILEGKLRRGLLVTPPGPAPALPGFTRLEGSHPHPDARSEAAGRAALELARGSGPFDLLLLLVSGGGSALLAVPLPGLELQAKADLARELMARGADIRELNAVRKHLSAIKGGGLAAAAAGQVVNLLLSDVPGDDPEVIASGPGCPDASTFADAAAVLQRFGLWDEPPAGVRETIEAGLHGRIPETLKKGDPAAGRISTFIIGRNATALAAARREAEALGYRASILAAGDSGEARDAAARYVPAILAAARALRPGDRPIALIAGGEHTVTVHGRGLGGRNQEFVLAALVDLDRQARAGEKTNPAAFGAFARTGRLYGRDWLVMSFGTDGIDGPTPAAGAWGGPDVLARVKSVGMNMETRLEDNDSYRFFQKTGGLYMTGPTGTNVMDVRLFLTA
- a CDS encoding lysylphosphatidylglycerol synthase transmembrane domain-containing protein; this translates as MAGRRKTFWTLLKLGFSVGVLAWVLSRFDLASIARHLRHAAWPWLAVAFALNAVGLLIRAYRWRILALARGDDLPIAFLFRSCLIGEFFNSFLPTNFGGDAYRIWDGSRQSRSLVRSSAIVIVERMSGILILLFFAVIASLLRLDMVRRVPLIAVSLLLGIGGFAVLGLFFLPAVGRRLQRPPAAGPLRKAMIKAAEFRSVIVGYRDHPRDFLRATAWAFLLQLNVILYYFLIGRALGLRVPALDYFVFIPLVLLIQLLPISINGLGVREVAYIEIFKFYGVAGEMALSFSIIGIAFGLLVSVVGGILLATRK
- a CDS encoding peptidoglycan DD-metalloendopeptidase family protein, whose protein sequence is MKLAAAALALSLGLGLASAPAVSPDQSQSGATAYEQSLDKVRRDIDSLRKKLKEDEAKEQTTLNRLDRIGITGSLLRNEGRMLTLQLDKNRADLEAARRRIPELEARLGSEREALTRVLVTLYKYGRFRFARFLLQARDLKSLAVENKRLTILAAAQNSMIEDYGRNLTELGRAAAALAAKEKETALLLGRASAKKAELDREEGKARTLVAQIRADKQSYEKALGELARRAQELQVMIQRLQSQDYAPPFTPIPMAERKGRLTWPTRGKVLQAFGVQVHPQFNTVTMNNGVEIAPPDGDLAVRAVHDGRVAFAELFPAYGNLLIINHGDGYHSLYGHLSEFLVKSGDYVIAGQPVAIAGDTGSLVGVSVYFEIRHLTKPVDPLQWLSRR
- a CDS encoding S41 family peptidase, encoding MSRNTKTRLLSLGALAAGVLFFWVARQIRPASAAPATAQSGTDLTEAVVRLIRADYVEEPNAKTTMAGGFRGLVNSLDALSSYLDKDAARKRADAALPHYKDLGLILFKRASTFPVVVGLIEGSPAEKAGLKVGDLVSALDDGSTILPGLSELRLALKSPEAEPVKVRVIRGNETKEFTVVRGDIYPKAFAFAEQAGTSGILTVAHFYPPLVDEIKAGLAPRLAGKTQPLIIDLRFAFEGDNEEARRFVNLFVKAAKAGQFEKKGGVKEMMACPDPAPLESLPLILWTGPATMGPAEIAAACLRELRQAKAVGILTPGLTARQETFPLPGGDALLLTTAVFATASGEKVWSKGVPPDVKIDAGRSDKKAYLEKSAGLITRRP